GAAATCCCATTGATTTCTCTATGGCCTTGGCACTGAGTTTTCTGGTTTCCCCCTCCATGCAGTGGCGTTTTTCTCGCTGCCTCCTTTCCATGATCCAGTTCCATTGGATGAGATTTATGACATTTTCCAAAAAATCATTGGAATCTAACTCTTTCTCTTCTACAACTTTATAGCAACACGTAACTCATCAAGTCATGGACATCGGTCCTAAAAAATGTCGCCCTCGCAGTGGTTCTCATGGCATATCAGGACATTATCTCACTAGTAATTAACAACAGTCATCACTCTACTCTTTCTAGTTGCAATTGACTTCCCTACAATTCAAAATGGCCAAATTTACAAAAACTAGTGTCACACTACTGATATGTACAAGAATCACTATAGTAGGTCATATCCTTCTACACACCTGATGAAGCTTTCCAAAGTTCTTGTTCCTGAACTGATGGTTTTTTCCCTTTCTGATTGGTATTTTGACACTAGTGCCTCTGCTCAGATGATACCAAATGCGACATCCCTGAACTATTCTGAACAATATGGTGGTAAATACAATGTTGTTAAAATGAGGCCTCCTTACTTATCACGCGCAATGGCTCTTctcattttttctaatttgccTTCACTTGATGTTTTAGTCGTTCCTTGTCTCACCTAAAATTCATTATCCATCAGCAAGCAAActtttgatttccttttataaagttatttttattgattcttcCTTTGTTGTTCAGAATCGTATCACATGAAAGATGGTGgcaactaaaaaaacatgatagcgGCCTCTATGTAATAGAGCATGGCAatacttcttttatttatatcctCGATAAAATATGCCTTTAAGGCATCCCATGATTTGTGACATGCATATCTTGGGCATGTCCATCATTATGTTATCtctctattaaataaaaaacgatAGCTTCATTTTCACATCAATACTACCCAATTCTTCCTTTTGTTCTACATATCTTCTTGTCAACAACCATAAGCTCCTGCTTTCAACAAATGCTAGTCgttctaatattattatttgggtCTTGTCATGTACACTTTGATATGTAGGGTCTTTCTCTAGTAAAAACCAATAATGAGTTTTTTCATACTACGTTTTCTTTATTGATGACCAGTTGAAGTTAAGGGAGAAGACATGTTTGGAATATATTTCTGGAGGTTGTGATTGAATGAATCAGCCCTCCCCctcatgtaatatatatatataggtttagGGTTGTACATAGTAACTAACCATGTAGTATACTACACATGATCAGAATCCTATATAAAGTAAATAcatgataaatattaaatatacataataaacattccataatatgccccctcaagctgaagGAGGAGAATCCATATGAAGCTTGGATCGAAAATAAGTGAAGGACGCATGAGGAAGAGGTTTGATAAGAACTTTAGCAAGCTGATCCTTGAAGGAGATGAACTGAACCTCAATGTCCTTTTTAGCAACTCGATCACGAACGAAGTGATAATctacttcaacatgcttagtgcGAGCATGAAAGATAGGATTGACAGACAAGTAGGTAGCACCCAAATTATCACACCAAAGGATAGTTGTAGGAGCAGAGGAGAAATGAAGATCAGATAACAGAGCCCGAATCCATAAAATCTCAGTAGTACCATCTGTAAGAGCCTTATATTCTGCTTCAGTCGATGAATGAGCCACTGTGCGTTTTTTTCTTCAGACTTCCAAGAAATAGGTGTTCGGCCAAGATATATCAAGTAGCCACTGGTGGGATTTTCTGTCATCAAGACTACCAACCCAATCAACATCCataaaaccatgtaaggaaaaaGAGGAACCTCGAGTGATGTGTAGACCATAAGATGACGTTCCTTGAAGATACCAGACAATTCTTTTGAGAAGGGACCAATGACCATCGGTAGACGAGTGCATAAACTGACATACTTTATTAACAGTATAACAAATATCCAGGCGAGTGAAAGTGAGATACTGCAAAGCACCAACAATCTGTCGGTACGAGTAGGATCAAAATACTGAGTATCCGAGGACAACAATAGCTTAGAAGAGGATGAAGCAAGCGTATCAACAACTTTACACGAAGACATACCCAGCTCTCTGAATGATATCGAGAgtaatatttatgttgtgagAGCATAAGTCCCATGGCAGTCTTGGTGACTTCAATTCCCAAAAAATAATGCACAGAGCCTAAATCCCTGATTTTGAATTCTGAATTCAGTAAGGTAATCAAGTGACGCAGCAGAGTGGAATTGTTCCCAGTAGAAGAAGGTCATCCACATACACAAGCAAGTAAATGAGATCATAGCCATCAgagtaaataaatagagaaggaTCAGCATTAGAGGCACGAAAACCAAGAGAAATGAGATAATCACTGAGTCTGTATACCACGCCCGGGGAGCCTATTTTAAACCATAGATAGACTTATGCAGGTGACAAATATGAGATGGTAGAGTAGGGTGAGAAAAACCAGGTGGTTGCTCATATACACCTCTTCTAGAAGGATCCCATTCAAGAAAGCATTGTGAACATCAAGTTGATGAATAAACCACCCACGGGAACACATCAATGGTAAGTACTAACCTCACAGTTACAAGCTTAACAACGGACTGAAAGTCTCAGAATAGTATATTCCTTCTTTGAGTGAACCCTCTGGCAACAAGACGGGCTTTATACATGTCAATACTACCATCCGCTCGCCGCTTGATTTTATAGACCCAGCgactaccaacaacattcatagaGGAATAATAAGGAACTAAAGTCAACGTACCATTTGATTGCAGAGCCCGAATCTCATCTTGTATAGCTTACTGCCATGCCGAGTGCTGAGTGGTGTCTTTAAACGTGAGGGGTTCATGCTCAGGAAATATAGAGCACATGGAAGCAGGGGACTGAGCAGAACGCACGGGAGAAGAGGACTGAGACACACTAAGATGCGCCTGTTTTGGTTGGCGTGGACGAAGTGTTATGTGGTGGCTACGAGAGGAGTTAATTGGTAGAAGGGATGGATTCTGAGAAACCTGCTGAAGATCAAAGTTAGATAAATCCACTACTAAATGCAAGCCAGGAGATAAGCCAGAGGAAGGACCCGATGTGAGACTACTAGGAGACCGAGATGGGGACACAACCGGAGAGGAGTCTACTGACAGTGGATCACCGTACCTAAAGAACAGAAACCATACTTGGAGAGTGATCAGTAGCATAATAAAGTGGAGATGAAGCAGAGGGATTGTTTACTCACCGGGACAGGGTGAAGGAGGTGAGGCAACAACCCTATAAGCAGTGTTGGAGAAAGTGGCAGAGATGGGGTAGATGGAGTGGTCATAAGTGTAGGAAAAAGAGTTAAGGCTGGGAGTGCTGTTTGTAGAGATGAAGAAGGCAAGGACGTTTGTCTGTTCAAAACATGCAAAGGGAAatgtattttcatgaaatttaacATGCCGTGCAATATACATACGAGAtgttaacaaatcaaaataacgaTAACCCAAATGAGAGGAActatagccaagaaacacacacGGTGTTGACCAAAAATCTAGTTTATGTCGATTATAGGgacgaagaaaaggaaaacataaacaCCCAAAAATACGAGAAAAACTGTAATTAGGAGAAGATTTAAGCAAACGTTCAAAAGGGGTATAACCATTTAAAACAGCAGTAGGGATACAATTTATGAGATAAACAGCCGTGTCAAAAGCATAACTCCAAAATTTTAATGGAGCCTTACACTGACCAAGTAGCGTAAAGCCAGTTTCAACAATGTGACGATGACGACGCTCAACAGTACCATTTTGTTCATGTGTGTGGGACAGATTAAACGATGATGGATTCcaatggttttaaaatatgtgtttaatttcctatattcaccaccccaatctgTTTGAACGAATTTAATTTTGGTGTCGAATTTTCGTTCAACAAGGgcttgaaattgaagaaaaattttaaacacGTCAGATTTAGCTGCTAAAGGAAAGAACCAGACATACTTAGTATAGGCAtccataaaaatcacaaaataccGATAACCGTCAGTAGATAACATAGGAGAAGGTCCCCAAACATCATTGAAAACAAGCTCAAGAGGAGCACAAGTTTTATGACCAGTAAAGCCTAACGACAGACGCGATGCTTTGCCTAAAGGACAAGATGAACAACTAAAATTAAACACTCTTGAAGTACATGcaactttattatttgataCTAGAGACCCTAAAATACGAGAGCTAGGATGCCCAAGGTGACGATGCCAAACATCAGCAGTGGAGGACACAAATGTAGATAGGAAAGCTTCAGGTATGGATGTTGCAGAAGACTCGGATAATACATATAGACCATCCCTACTCTGACCGGAAAAGAGCACCTCCTTGGTTATTAGATCCTTAACATAAAACACAGatgaatgaaattcaaaaaatacattattctcAATGCAAAATTTATGAACATACaataatggttttttaatatgtggGACATGCAGAACATTTGATAGGGTAAAAGTGTGTTTGGGAGTATAAAGTTTAGAATGAGCAATATATGATATAACAAGTCCATTACCATCCCCGACATGCAATTGATCACTACCAGTATAGGGCTCTGAACTCGTCATACTGGAAAGGTCCGGTGTCACATGTTGATTAGCACTCGTATTAGGAAACCGACCTGCAAAGGTGAGCTGAGAATTTTGAAATGCCAAGTTAGCGGTAGCCTGTAGATGCTGTGAAGTGAATTGAGAGCAGTATTTTGCTGAATGCCCAAAATCATAACACAATTGACATTTCGAAAACTATTATTGGATCCACAAGAGTGTCGCTGCCAACTAGTCCTAGACTCGCGAGAACCTTGCTGAAAACCGAACCCAGATGTTTACTGCCATCCAGATCCAGAGGTGTCATGGGTTCCACTACGGTAACCTCTCCATCCATCTCGGTGACGCCCACGCCCACGATAGGAATGGTCAGAAGACCCACCGAAACCACTACGCTGGGCTAAGAATGCTGAAGCCGTGGGATGTGAaggtgtgggcagcagaggtGCTGTCATAGGGGAGCCAAGAGTGGATTGAAGGGAGCTCTTATTAAGGTATTCATGAGTGAGCAAGTAACTATGAAGATCAGAGTATGATAAAGGGTCTGCCCGTGTAGACAAACTGGTCACTAAATCTTTGAAATCACTGGGTAAGCCCCGAAATACATAAAGATTAAAATCTTCTAAGAAAAGAGGCTGACCAACGGCAACCAACTCATCAAATAGGACCTTAGCTCGCTGCAAATAAATGTTAGCTGAATCATCCCCCTGACGCAAATCCTGAAAGGAACCATGTAATTGCATAATCCTTGAATGTGACGGGGAGGCAAAAGATTTTTCAAGTGTCTGCCAGATGCTATAAGATGTGTGACAGTCAACCACAAGATGTAGAATTTCAGTAGataaagaagagaggagagCACTCATAATTAATTGGTCTTGTTGCTTCCATGAAAGGAAGAATGAATTGATAGCAGGAGCTGCTGTCTCGGTGGTAGCAACATAGAGTGCAGGACAAGGATAAGACCCGTCAACAAAAGCATACACACCCTGACCCAACAAATATGGTTTCATTTGCATTCTCCAGTATAGGTAGTTATTGTTGGTCAATTTCAAGGAGATAACCTGATGAGTATTTGAGAGAGGGACTACCGCAGCACCATGAAGATGTGTTGTGGGAACAATTGATGCAGCAGAACGAAGTCCGGAATGTGTCAAAATAGTTAGTGCAGAGGAAGGTATTGCTGCCATTGTTAGAGGAAAACTACATCCAAGTGAATGAACAGATGATGGCGTAAAAAATCCAGGTGGAGGTGTCATTGAAAAACCTGACGTAGATTGCAATGTTGGAGAATTTGCAGGAAGAGCAGATTGCGTGTTTGTTGTGAGAGTAGCAGCAGATTGGAGAGGAGCAGATTGAAGTGCAGTAGGATCCATGATTGAGGAGTGCTAGCTGGTTGTAAATACTG
This Populus alba chromosome 7, ASM523922v2, whole genome shotgun sequence DNA region includes the following protein-coding sequences:
- the LOC140955770 gene encoding uncharacterized protein, with the translated sequence MDPTALQSAPLQSAATLTTNTQSALPANSPTLQSTSGFSMTPPPGFFTPSSVHSLGCSFPLTMAAIPSSALTILTHSGLRSAASIVPTTHLHGAAVVPLSNTHQVISLKLTNNNYLYWRMQMKPYLLGQGVYAFVDGSYPCPALYVATTETAAPAINSFFLSWKQQDQLIMSALLSSLSTEILHLVVDCHTSYSIWQTLEKSFASPSHSRIMQLHGSFQDLRQGDDSANIYLQRAKVLFDELVAVGQPLFLEDFNLYVFRGLPSDFKDLVTSLSTRADPLSYSDLHSYLLTHEYLNKSSLQSTLGSPMTAPLLPTPSHPTASAFLAQRSGFGGSSDHSYRGRGRHRDGWRAKYCSQFTSQHLQATANLAFQNSQLTFAGRFPNTSANQHVTPDLSSMTSSEPYTGSDQLHVGDGNGLDLITKEVLFSGQSRDGLYVLSESSATSIPEAFLSTFVSSTADVWHRHLGHPSSRKASRLSLGFTGHKTCAPLELVFNDVWGPSPMLSTDGYRYFVIFMDAYTKYGDPLSVDSSPVVSPSRSPSSLTSGPSSGLSPGLHLVVDLSNFDLQQVSQNPSLLPINSSRSHHITLRPRQPKQAHLSVSQSSSPVRSAQSPASMCSIFPEHEPLTFKDTTQHSAWHRWVYKIKRRADGSIDMYKARLVARGLSDYLISLGFRASNADPSLFIYSDGYDLIYLLVELGMSSCKVVDTLASSSSKLLLSSDTQYFDPTRTDRLLVLCSISLSLAWIFVILLIKYVSLCTRLPMVIGPFSKELSGIFKERHLMVYTSLEVPLFPYMVLWMLIGKKRTVAHSSTEAEYKALTDGTTEILWIRALLSDLHFSSAPTTILWCDNLGATYLSVNPIFHARTKHVEVDYHFVRDRVAKKDIEVQFISFKDQLAKVLIKPLPHASFTYFRSKLHMDSPPSA